In a genomic window of Flavobacterium lipolyticum:
- a CDS encoding helix-turn-helix transcriptional regulator, with product MKISRAQLNRKVQNQMSFSPGKLILCYRMQLAKDILETNKYSIEETALYCGFSGVATFSRKFKQEFGLSPSAYRDNCLITGFKEEDWKIPLSNECFNKLIQLKEEYKWLAKLLIIVIDNLDNEAFCMEMLSAKLFMSPSNLNRKVKSLFGFPAIRLLRDIRLQFAAEVLVVQKKSVTEAASLAGFFDIAHFSRVFKQNFNYPPSKYSTDNHLFPFVNLLRKVL from the coding sequence TTGAAGATCAGTAGAGCACAGCTTAACCGTAAAGTGCAAAATCAAATGAGTTTCTCGCCAGGGAAACTCATTTTGTGTTATAGGATGCAGTTGGCCAAAGATATTTTAGAAACCAATAAATACTCCATTGAAGAAACGGCTCTTTATTGCGGTTTTAGTGGTGTGGCCACTTTCAGTCGTAAATTCAAACAAGAGTTTGGACTTTCTCCTTCAGCATATCGCGATAACTGTTTGATTACAGGATTTAAAGAGGAGGATTGGAAAATTCCTTTAAGCAATGAGTGTTTTAACAAGCTGATTCAGTTAAAAGAAGAATACAAATGGCTGGCGAAATTACTGATCATCGTTATCGATAATCTTGATAACGAGGCATTCTGTATGGAGATGCTGTCAGCGAAACTTTTTATGAGTCCGTCAAATCTTAACCGCAAGGTGAAATCATTATTTGGATTTCCGGCTATACGGCTGTTACGTGATATACGACTTCAATTTGCTGCTGAGGTATTAGTGGTACAGAAGAAATCAGTTACTGAGGCAGCCTCTCTTGCCGGCTTCTTTGATATCGCTCATTTTTCCCGTGTTTTCAAACAGAATTTTAATTATCCACCAAGTAAGTATAGTACAGATAACCATTTATTTCCATTTGTTAATTTATTAAGAAAAGTGTTATGA